ATTAGAAGTGCTACCTGTCATGTTCTCCTTGTGTTTGCATTCACAGAACCTCATTAGTCATCACCAACATTGCCTCCTCTGCTGCCACATTATCCTCTTTGATTGCAAATATTATATGATTCACTTCAATAATGTCCATTGGTTTGTCCCAATATGATAGAGCTATGGAGCTGCAGCATGGATTAAAAAATGGCTCCTGCAAGGTTGAGATTCTGATCCTGTGAATATAAAATATGGTCAATCATTAATGGTGTCACATATAAAATGATGGTTCAATTAGTAGCATTTAGACTAGTTAAGTCATAAGTGTGTGTACGGGTAGCATGTAGTATTCATGTCTCACCTTTTTTAATGGTAATCTCCTCCTTGCTAGGATTTCATCATTTTCTGCTAAGATTTTTCATGTACATTGTTTCTGTTGACACTAATCTTTACCTCAATATTGTGAAATATCAAAGTACAGAAAGGACATGTACTATTCTTGCTGTTCTAGGATTAAGGGGTGCATTTGCTACTAATTGTCAAAGatctcttgtttaatttttttaagtaataatattttaatcctAGTAATTGTCATATGCTATTTAACTTCTGGAATTTAATTAGATATATATATTAAGCAACATGCAAAATAACTCTGCTCATTTTCTCTTTGTTCCCTCTGTATCCCTAAGGAACAAGGTTTAATAGATCAGCCTATTTACCTTAGTCataaaacaaagttatattgaGTTTTATAGGTAGGTATGTAAATTATTCTCTACATGTTTCATATTCAATGCATTTGGATCCCAACCCTCTCATAAAACTAAAACCATTTGTTTAATGGATTTTGCAAATATGGCAGAAACAGCAATCATTATAATATTTGCAATGAAAGAGGGCAATGTGGCAGCAAGAGGAGGCAATGTTGGTGATGACTAATGAGCCAACACAAGCAAAACAAGACAGGTAGCACAATTGCATAACATcacattataatataataacaagAGGGTATGTCAGAGATGTGACAAGCTTCACATATTCCAAGGGAATTCATGTATGGACCACATGAATGATTCTCACTCTCTGATTGGGAGATCATTGATGAGCTGTGTGTGATGCCTCTAGAAACCAATCATCAATAGCTTCTCTTATATAGAGAGAGAGTCAAGGACTTGGTACCAACACATCAGCATTCACAGCTCTCTTTCAGAAACAATAATCAccaaaaaagagagagaaaaaaaaaacagaaaacaatGGCAAGCAATCTTCATGTTCGTTCAAACAGTTTGCCATCTGCATCTCATCCATCCTCCACAAGGGTTCAAGAGGAGCTCAACAAGGTCAAGACTTTTGAAGCAACATCCACATCTGCATCTGCATTTGGATTGTCCTTGTTAGAAAATCTATACATTTCCTTGGACGATCTTCTCAGTGTTTCTTCCACCCAAAAGGCCATATTTCATCATCAAGGTGAAGAGATATTGGATGGCTCTTTGAGACTTTTGGATATATGTGGAATCACAAGGGACACAGTGATGCAGATCAAGGAAAATGTACAATCACTTCACTCTGCTCTCAGAAGGAGAAAGGCAGATTCAAATATTGAAAAGATTGTAGCAGAATATAATTCATTctcaaagaagatgaagaaaaatatcaagAAGTTGATCACATCTTTGAAGCAATCAGAAAGCAAGTTTGGTGCTTCCTCACTCCTGAATGAAGAAGTGATTAGTGTTGTAAGGGAAGTGATGGTGATGAACATGTCTGTCTTTCAATCCCTTCTCTCATTCTTGGCTGGTCCTCCTTCAAAATTAAAGGCAACTAAATGGATGAACAAGTTGATGCATAAGGGAGAAGTGAGCTCAAAGAATTCCAATGAGCTGCAGTGTGTTGATGAAGCATTGAACACCGTTTTAAATGAAGGTGCTAATGGTTCCAACATGCAAGTAGCACATGGAAGATTGGATGCTCTGGAAGATGCCATTGAAAGCATTGAAATTGctttggagaacttatttaggCGCTTGGTAAAAACCAGAGCCTCTCTTTTAAACATTATGACTCAGTAGAGTCTACTCACTTATTCTTATCTCTCTCTAAATCCTACAAAAGAATCCCAATTTTAAGGATCTCTGGAAGGTTGAAAATTTTGATCTCTTTGATTTGTACATGTATAAAATTCTATGGTTACATAatcaaatacaaaagaaaattcacatttcatatattttgctctcttttcttttgtatGGGTCATCTTTTTAAGTTTCTCTGCACATACATTAACATTTAATTTAGTCTCTCTCCATCACTTATCTTAAAACTTGGGTGGAGTATGATATCTACTAAGCAAgtagaataattaattaaactttAATGATATCTACTAATGACATGCCACTCGTGCACTGAACAATTCTCTTTAAGAGGAAGTTAAATCAAATTCATTGAATAACAATCTGTTAGAGAAAGTACCTCAATTATTATAAATCATTAGACATAGTCCAAAATGAAACAAAAGCATTATACATTATGGAACTAGAAAAATGAAAGACACTTGATCAACATCAGTTAGAGTTATCATAACAATTTTCTTCCACTAGAGAATCCACCATATTGTTCTATTTTGACAATAAAAACCATTGAGGCAATTATTATGACAAAATTATGTTTAGGGATAAATAAGTCAGTACCATTGTTGATATTTGATGAATAACTAATCCttgatttattaaatttttagtcTCTATAAATTTGTATTGAGatattcttccttttcttttctgctATGGTGTAAGATTTATAAACATTGGAAACTAATTTTATTCGGCCAacatttttctctctttaactttctctttttctttacttaATCTTTGCTCATCCTCTACTTTGTTGATATTTTCCACAGGAAATCTTGACAAATATCTATGATCCTATATAACAAACAGCAAGAACAGTACTGAATGTCCTTTATGTACTTTGAAATTTCACAAGAATATTGAGCTAAATATTGGGATCAACATTCTTTATGATATGCTAAAAGTTAAAACCAGATTAATACTACATGATGAAGGAGATTTTGATAATAAGAAGGGGAGACATGAAGACTACATGTTATTCGTGCACACATTTAAAAATTACTCTAATGCTCATAATTGGTCCATCATTATGTTCTCTTAATCTCAACAAACTTATCtgtcatatatatatttataaatatattagttaGCATTCTCCATATCACAAAATGAGGATCTCAACCTTATCAGAAAAGTGTAATTTAATCCATGTTGCATAGTTCCAACCTCATGATTTGAGACAATCACTGAAGCAGCatgaattatattatatatttggaATCAAAGGGGTTAGTGTGGCAGCATAGGAGCCACATTAGGTGATGAGTAACGGGGACATGCCAGATAATACACTTCATAGTTTCCAAAACCATTTCACTTTGAATAATTTGATGCAAAAGTATCACATGTTAGGCAGAGATGGGACAAGCTTACCATATTCCAAGAGAATAATGCATGCTTCACATGCTTTCTACACATGATTAAGATTGGTGAACTGTATTATCTCTTAAGTTGGTCTATGGAAACAAATTGTGAATAATTGAATAGACCCTATATAAGGAGAGGTGCCAAAGGGCAAGATCAAGGAGAATGTACAATCCCTTCATTCATCtcttagaagaagaaagggagacTCATGCATTGAAAAGAGCATAGCCGAATACAATTCCTCCTCaaagaagatgaggaagaaTGTCAACAAGTTGATCACATCTTTGAAGCACCTACAAAGCAAATATGGAATCTTAAATCAGCATCAAGATCTTAGCATTCTAAGCAAAGTGATAGCAATAAGCATGTGTGTCTTCCAATGTCTGCTATCATTCTTGGGTGGTCCTTCAAAGTCAAAGGCAATCAAATGGATGAACAAGTTGATGCAAAAGGGAGAAGTGAACTCAGAGAGTGGCAATGAATTGCAATTGGCGGATGCAGCTTTGAACACCCTCTTAAATGAAGGTGCAAAAGGCTCCCAGATTCATGCTTCCAATGAACAATTAGAGGCTTTGGAGATTGCTATTGAAAGCATTGAGAGTGgtttggagaacttatttaggCGCATGATTAAGACTAGAACATCCCTTTTGAACATATTATCCCAATAGAATACACACTATCTTCAGAATACCAATTTTGATCTAccatatgtgtatatatatatgtgtacaaatgcaatcaaatcaaatacaTACAAAAGTTTATACTCTAAATTTTGGTGTCTTTCTTGTTTAAtcattgttttatttatctaatagcAGATACTATATGAATATGCTCCTGCTTAATGAACAAAACAATTAATATCCAGTAATTAGATTTGACTTTTAGGcttcaagtaaaaaaaaaaaaaattcaaagttcCCAAATTTATTAACCTGCTTACTTGAAATACAAACTAAATCTATAGCAGCTTTTactgtttatatttttatcaagaTTAGTCACAaaactcttttctttcttttcctttggtATTTTGTtacatttgtttttttttttttttgggtctttctttcttttatttgctaataaacagaaaaaacttgattgaatttgaaaatattgaaaCAAACTAAGAGCATGCACTCTTGAATCAACATCAAGAtattattttgtgaaaaatgTTAACGCTTTTATTTAATCACatatttaaaactttaaaatccTTAAGGTAGAAGATAATTGAGTTAAATACTTTAattctataataataaattattagaaagAAATTATGATAATAAGAAAGGGATACATGACTTACGAACTACTCCAATGCTGCTAATCTGCCCATCATTATGTTCTCTTAATCTAACAAACTTATCtgtcatatatattattaccaTTCTCCATATCACAATCCAGATCCCAGCATCtcaaaaatttgtaatttaatctaattttgcATAGCTCCAACCCCCTCATATTGAGACAATCTCTGAAGCAGCATCAACTATATATTATTTGGAATCAAAGAGGGTAATGTATTAATGGGGAGCAAGTTGAGGCACATTAGGTGGTGTCATTTAATAAACTTTGAAACCATGTAACTTTCAAtaatgttattgttattgttaggCAGAGATGTGACAAGCTTAACATATTCCAATAAAGTATATGCATGATCCACATGCTTTCTGGTTTATACACTTTGATTATAAGATAGGTGAGTTGTAATGTCTCTTGTGTTGGCTTTTGGTCTATGGAATTGCCCCTATATAAAGAGTTTCAAAGGAATTAGACTGCAGAATACAAGCATTGAGCTTACTCCAAAAAAAggaagagggaaaaaaaaaaagaacaaacaagaaaagagTAGTAAAAATGGCAAGCAAGTTGCATGTTCGGTCAAACAGTTTGCCAAATGGATCTCATCCATGCTTCTCCAGGGTAAGAGATGAATTGAATAATCTCAAGGCTTTCGAAGCAACTTCGACGTCTGAGTCAATTGTCACTAGCTTGTCCTTTTTGGAAGATTTACACTCTTCTTTGGATGATCTTCTCAATGTTGCATCAACCCAAAAGGTCATCTCTCAACAACAAGGTGACAAATGCATTGAAGAAATCTTGGATGGATCCATGAAGGTCTTGGATATATGTGGCATCACAAGGGACACAGTTATGCAGATCAAGGAGAATGTGCAATTCCTTCATTCAGCTCTTAGAAGGAGAAAGGGTGATTCAACCATCGAAACAAGCATAGCTGAATACAATTCCTTCTCAAAGAAGACGAAGAAAAATGTCAACAAGGTGATCACAACCTTGAAGCAGCTACAAAGCAAATTCGGAGCATCTCAACtgttgaatgaagaaatgatgaGAGTTTTAAGAGAAGTGATTGCAATGAACGTGTCTATCTTCCAATCCCTTTTGACTTTTTTCGCTCGTCCAGCATCGAAGTCAAAGGCAGCCAAATGGATGAACAAGTTGATGCATAAAGGAGTGGTTGCATCTGAAGATAACTCAGAGAATTGCAATGAATTACAACTGGTGGATGCAACTTTGAACATCCTTTTAAAAGAAGGTGCTAATGGTTCCAACATGAAAGTAGCACATGAGCAATTGGAGGCTTTGGAGATTGCAATTGAAAGCATTGAGATTAGATTAGAAAGCTTATTTAGGAGCATGATTAAGACTAAGACATCCCTTTTGAACATATTATCCCAATAGAGACTATTTCAACATAAAGCAATTTTGATCCCACtaaatttgtatatatgtaATGACACAATGCAATAGTTatacaatcaaatcaaatatagaGAAAGGTTTATACTATATTTTTTGGTGCGTTTGTTGTTATTCATGGTTTTATTTGCCTAAATagagaatattttaaatttgttgctGCCAAAAACACTAAAGTACAATCGGAGCATAATGTACAAGAAGCAAGTGAAGCATTTAATTTCACCTTTTAAGAGGTAGCAATGCGTTTTTGCAATCCAGAGCCCCTTGAATCAATATTGCACAATGCTGCAGGAATCTCAGAAGTTCCTCTTCAAATTGCCCATGAGCAATGTGCTTAATAGTACTGATATGGTGAAGTAGAGTGTCTTATCCTCTGTTAGAGAAGTAATAAAAAAGAGCagcatatattaaaaattttcgacAAATAATCTGTAATACAATATACTACCGATGCTACGATACAAGCCCtttttcacataaaaaaaaaaaagtaataataagcTTAATATAAAGCATTCAATTGCATTCATAAACCCTTGTCCAATTTAAAATGCAAACCACTCCTTGCCTCAACATCTATCCATTAAGGCATTAAGTAAAACATAGAAATTGATACCTCAAAGAACAAAGCAACTTCTCCTatgtcttcaatcatgcctTGAATCAAACCAAATAACATCATTA
The Arachis duranensis cultivar V14167 chromosome 5, aradu.V14167.gnm2.J7QH, whole genome shotgun sequence genome window above contains:
- the LOC107487429 gene encoding uncharacterized protein LOC107487429, encoding MASNLHVRSNSLPSASHPSSTRVQEELNKVKTFEATSTSASAFGLSLLENLYISLDDLLSVSSTQKAIFHHQGEEILDGSLRLLDICGITRDTVMQIKENVQSLHSALRRRKADSNIEKIVAEYNSFSKKMKKNIKKLITSLKQSESKFGASSLLNEEVISVVREVMVMNMSVFQSLLSFLAGPPSKLKATKWMNKLMHKGEVSSKNSNELQCVDEALNTVLNEGANGSNMQVAHGRLDALEDAIESIEIALENLFRRLVKTRASLLNIMTQ
- the LOC107487423 gene encoding uncharacterized protein LOC107487423 — its product is MASKLHVRSNSLPNGSHPCFSRVRDELNNLKAFEATSTSESIVTSLSFLEDLHSSLDDLLNVASTQKVISQQQGDKCIEEILDGSMKVLDICGITRDTVMQIKENVQFLHSALRRRKGDSTIETSIAEYNSFSKKTKKNVNKVITTLKQLQSKFGASQLLNEEMMRVLREVIAMNVSIFQSLLTFFARPASKSKAAKWMNKLMHKGVVASEDNSENCNELQLVDATLNILLKEGANGSNMKVAHEQLEALEIAIESIEIRLESLFRSMIKTKTSLLNILSQ
- the LOC107487299 gene encoding uncharacterized protein LOC107487299, which translates into the protein MIKIGEVPKGKIKENVQSLHSSLRRRKGDSCIEKSIAEYNSSSKKMRKNVNKLITSLKHLQSKYGILNQHQDLSILSKVIAISMCVFQCLLSFLGGPSKSKAIKWMNKLMQKGEVNSESGNELQLADAALNTLLNEGAKGSQIHASNEQLEALEIAIESIESGLENLFRRMIKTRTSLLNILSQ